From the genome of Acidobacteriota bacterium, one region includes:
- a CDS encoding c-type cytochrome — protein MTARPMLWSVLLLAGCTPPAPAGPPSPAPVVVTSAAGEARESPASREYRPGISLPDTDPREFIVAGAPRGDQLYVTFCASCHGLDGRGEGRAAPFSRVPPADFTRAEFKVRSTPLNALPTDRDLEHVIRNGAGGDGAMPPFPFLATDDLRALVHKVKSFSPRWTYERAPAPVPLPPRRSGEAQRGAEVYGAWGCADCHGPQGIGDGPLARSLRHARGFSEAPADLTRPHNFKAGGAESDLLRSIVTGFSGTSMTAYAPTARSGSDLWNLVTYLRSLQRPPPDRPHRAIDTTTAATYWRPPLRAGPGSIASPSCATCHPLQFADWSRSRHAMAMGPGVWAQMHERDSGGNCTSCHAPLAEQAEDAYLQADSVTCAACHVRAGQVFGPAPTPSTLLPLVSGSRSGHGKVQTRAFFEQSDFCAGCHHFPPGTAPTVNGTTLQNTLEEWRNSRAAREGRTCQTCHMPDRRHFFRGIHDPDTVRRAVRWTFDALPRAAGAAARMTLTNVGAGHFLPTYTVPEIWMRIDVKDGAGTTLAFAEHRIARKVQFENGEWTQTSDTRLAPDQTATLDYPGPLPPTAVLIVGRVIVLPDLWQADKFRVRLAEAQSDTLRRFYKAALDEADSSGYTLFQAERRLDR, from the coding sequence ATGACCGCTCGCCCCATGCTCTGGAGCGTGCTCCTGCTGGCGGGCTGCACACCCCCGGCGCCCGCCGGCCCGCCGTCACCCGCGCCCGTCGTCGTAACATCCGCCGCCGGCGAGGCACGCGAGTCGCCGGCGAGTCGTGAATACCGACCGGGCATCAGCCTTCCGGACACCGATCCGCGGGAGTTCATCGTGGCCGGCGCGCCTCGAGGCGACCAGCTCTATGTCACCTTCTGCGCCTCCTGTCATGGACTGGACGGGCGGGGCGAAGGCCGGGCGGCCCCATTCAGCCGGGTACCGCCAGCCGATTTCACGCGCGCCGAGTTCAAGGTGCGATCAACGCCGCTCAACGCGCTGCCGACGGACCGCGACCTCGAACACGTCATCCGGAATGGTGCGGGTGGCGACGGCGCGATGCCGCCGTTCCCATTTCTCGCCACCGACGACCTCCGCGCCCTCGTCCACAAGGTGAAGTCGTTCTCTCCGCGGTGGACGTACGAACGCGCGCCGGCACCGGTGCCGCTGCCGCCGCGCCGGTCTGGCGAGGCGCAACGTGGGGCAGAGGTTTACGGAGCGTGGGGATGCGCCGACTGCCATGGCCCGCAGGGCATCGGCGATGGACCGCTGGCGCGATCGCTTCGCCACGCCAGGGGCTTCAGCGAGGCTCCCGCCGACCTGACGCGCCCGCACAATTTCAAGGCTGGCGGCGCCGAATCAGACCTGCTCCGATCGATCGTCACGGGGTTCAGCGGCACCAGCATGACGGCCTATGCGCCGACTGCCCGGAGCGGCTCCGACCTGTGGAATCTCGTGACATACCTGCGGTCCCTCCAGCGGCCGCCACCCGATCGGCCGCACCGAGCGATCGACACCACGACGGCCGCCACGTACTGGCGGCCGCCGCTGCGAGCCGGGCCCGGCAGCATCGCCTCGCCAAGCTGCGCCACGTGCCACCCGCTGCAGTTCGCCGACTGGTCACGTTCCCGTCATGCAATGGCCATGGGACCTGGTGTGTGGGCGCAGATGCACGAGCGCGACTCCGGTGGTAACTGTACGAGCTGCCATGCGCCGCTTGCCGAACAGGCGGAAGATGCCTACTTGCAGGCCGACAGCGTGACCTGCGCCGCCTGCCATGTCCGCGCCGGCCAGGTGTTCGGGCCGGCGCCAACGCCCAGCACGCTGCTCCCGCTGGTGTCGGGCTCTCGGTCAGGCCACGGCAAAGTCCAAACGCGGGCGTTCTTCGAGCAGTCGGACTTCTGCGCCGGTTGCCACCACTTCCCGCCCGGCACCGCCCCAACCGTGAATGGGACCACGCTGCAGAACACGCTCGAAGAATGGCGCAACTCGCGCGCCGCCCGGGAGGGTCGCACCTGCCAGACGTGTCACATGCCGGACCGTCGCCACTTCTTTCGTGGCATTCACGATCCCGACACCGTGCGCCGCGCGGTCCGCTGGACGTTCGACGCCCTCCCGCGCGCCGCTGGCGCCGCGGCGCGCATGACGCTGACCAACGTCGGCGCCGGACATTTTCTCCCTACCTACACGGTGCCCGAGATCTGGATGCGCATCGACGTCAAGGACGGCGCCGGCACCACACTGGCGTTTGCCGAGCATCGCATCGCACGAAAGGTGCAGTTCGAGAACGGCGAGTGGACTCAGACGAGCGACACGCGCCTGGCGCCCGACCAGACCGCGACGCTCGACTACCCCGGCCCGCTCCCACCGACGGCGGTCCTGATCGTCGGCCGGGTCATCGTGCTCCCCGATCTATGGCAGGCGGACAAGTTCCGCGTGCGCCTCGCCGAGGCGCAGTCGGACACCCTCCGCCGGTTCTACAAAGCGGCGCTCGACGAAGCCGACTCGTCCGGATACACGCTGTTTCAGGCGGAACGGCGACTCGATCGCTAA
- a CDS encoding ABC transporter permease, producing MLLYPRRWRQRYGMEFETLVDDTGGGWRVVADVAKHALLMRTRDHLRRLAAAPVFTITAVVTLAIAIGANTVIFSIVNGLMLRPLPFPQPESLVSVWHAAPGFVSFPLNQGAFTYFTYRDEATSFEDIGLWMNSRASVSGRGEPEDLQALLVTDGTLPVLGVRPSAGRLFTEADDAPGSRDTVVISHAYWLRAFQGSAAAIGQSLVVDGQAREVIGVLPDRFRLLQHAPDLVLPLGLNRAQTMIGLFRYQGIARLKPGVSIEQATADLARLIPGMPDRFPIPGGFSRGMFERFRLAPDIRPLRDDLTGSVSGMLWIVFGAVGLLLIVACANVANLFLLRGENRRREFAVQLALGSGRARVAGQLLGEALTLSLGSGILGIAIAHAGLRVLQRTAVDQIPLIGEITIDLPTIAFALVLALLAGLVFCALPIFRFTRPNLPEALRENGRGSSDAHGRHRTRNALVVAQVAIALVLLVGAMLMVRTFVAIRDVRPGFADGANVLTLRINIAEPVSPDPVATARLHEQIVRGIADIPGVRDAALTSSITTDGANRRDPVFVEGLVGEDGRMPPVRRMKWVSPGYYQTMGNAIVAGRDFTWPDILERREVAIVSDALARETFGSAQAALGRRVRANPTSPWREIVGVAGNEHDDGPTRPPTPMVYWPFLQENYAPSRITVERTMVYAVRSDRVRDAGFLRDIQQALWAVNPALPISRVETVDDVYRRATAQGSLTLMILMIASGVTLLLGVVGVYGVIAYVVAQRQREVGIRMALGATGHDVVRLFLGRGLAIVAVGLVIGTIAAVVGSSALSTLLFGVDRLDLSVYGLAITTLAIVAGVAIWLPARQAATTQPGIILRS from the coding sequence ATGCTGCTTTATCCGCGCCGCTGGCGGCAGCGCTACGGCATGGAGTTCGAAACGCTCGTTGACGATACCGGAGGCGGGTGGCGGGTGGTGGCCGACGTGGCCAAGCATGCGTTGCTGATGCGGACGCGCGATCACCTGCGGCGCCTGGCCGCCGCACCCGTGTTCACGATCACGGCGGTCGTGACGCTCGCGATCGCCATCGGCGCCAACACCGTCATCTTCAGCATCGTTAACGGCCTGATGTTGCGTCCGTTGCCGTTTCCGCAGCCCGAGTCTCTCGTCTCGGTGTGGCATGCGGCACCGGGATTCGTGAGCTTTCCGTTGAATCAGGGCGCGTTCACCTACTTCACCTACCGAGACGAGGCGACGTCGTTCGAGGACATCGGTCTGTGGATGAACTCCAGGGCCAGCGTGAGCGGCCGCGGCGAGCCTGAAGATCTTCAAGCCCTGCTGGTCACGGACGGCACCCTTCCCGTGTTGGGAGTGCGGCCGTCGGCCGGGCGGCTCTTCACCGAAGCAGACGACGCACCGGGCAGCCGCGACACCGTGGTGATCAGCCACGCGTATTGGCTGCGAGCGTTTCAAGGCAGTGCCGCGGCGATCGGCCAATCGCTGGTCGTGGATGGGCAGGCCCGCGAGGTGATTGGGGTTTTGCCGGATCGCTTTCGCCTGCTGCAGCACGCGCCCGACCTGGTGCTGCCGCTCGGCCTCAATCGCGCGCAAACGATGATTGGCCTGTTTCGCTACCAGGGGATCGCGCGCCTCAAACCGGGCGTGTCGATCGAGCAGGCCACCGCCGACCTGGCCAGGCTGATTCCGGGCATGCCGGATCGCTTTCCGATCCCCGGCGGCTTTTCGCGAGGCATGTTTGAACGCTTCCGGCTGGCGCCGGACATCCGTCCGCTGCGTGACGATCTCACCGGCAGTGTGAGCGGCATGCTCTGGATCGTGTTCGGCGCCGTTGGCCTGCTCTTGATCGTAGCCTGCGCGAACGTCGCCAACCTGTTTCTGCTCCGCGGCGAGAATCGACGCCGGGAGTTCGCGGTGCAACTGGCGCTCGGCTCCGGCCGCGCTCGCGTCGCCGGACAGCTGTTGGGTGAAGCGCTGACGCTGTCACTCGGCAGCGGGATCCTCGGGATTGCGATCGCGCACGCCGGCCTGCGCGTCCTGCAACGCACGGCCGTGGACCAGATCCCGTTGATCGGAGAGATCACGATCGATCTCCCGACGATCGCATTTGCCCTGGTGCTGGCCCTGCTCGCCGGCCTGGTCTTCTGCGCGCTGCCGATCTTCCGGTTCACGCGGCCCAATCTGCCGGAGGCGCTGAGAGAGAACGGACGCGGGTCGAGCGATGCCCATGGCCGTCATCGCACCCGCAATGCACTGGTCGTCGCGCAAGTCGCCATCGCGCTCGTGCTGCTGGTCGGCGCCATGCTGATGGTGCGTACGTTCGTCGCGATTCGGGACGTGAGACCGGGCTTCGCGGACGGCGCGAATGTGCTGACCCTCCGGATCAACATCGCCGAGCCCGTGTCGCCGGATCCGGTGGCCACCGCGCGCCTTCACGAGCAGATCGTCCGCGGCATCGCCGATATTCCTGGCGTGCGAGACGCCGCCCTGACCTCCTCCATCACGACCGACGGCGCCAATCGCCGGGATCCGGTGTTCGTGGAGGGCCTGGTTGGCGAAGACGGGCGCATGCCGCCCGTCCGCCGCATGAAGTGGGTGTCACCCGGCTACTACCAGACCATGGGCAATGCGATCGTCGCCGGCCGCGACTTCACCTGGCCCGACATCCTCGAACGCCGAGAGGTCGCGATCGTCTCGGACGCCCTGGCGCGGGAGACGTTCGGGAGCGCGCAAGCGGCCCTCGGCCGGCGGGTGCGAGCGAACCCGACCAGTCCGTGGCGCGAAATCGTCGGCGTGGCCGGCAACGAACACGACGACGGTCCCACGCGGCCCCCGACACCGATGGTGTATTGGCCATTTCTGCAGGAGAACTACGCCCCGTCGCGGATCACCGTCGAACGCACGATGGTCTACGCGGTCCGCAGCGATCGCGTGAGGGACGCAGGATTCCTGCGCGACATCCAGCAGGCGCTCTGGGCGGTCAATCCCGCCCTGCCGATCTCACGCGTGGAGACGGTGGACGACGTCTATCGCCGTGCCACGGCCCAGGGCTCCCTCACGTTGATGATCCTGATGATCGCTTCGGGCGTGACGTTGCTCCTCGGCGTCGTCGGCGTCTACGGCGTGATCGCGTATGTCGTGGCACAACGCCAGAGAGAAGTCGGCATCCGCATGGCACTCGGCGCGACGGGACATGATGTCGTGCGTCTCTTTCTAGGCCGCGGCCTGGCGATTGTCGCAGTCGGCCTGGTCATCGGCACCATCGCGGCGGTCGTCGGATCGTCGGCCCTCAGCACATTGCTGTTTGGCGTCGACCGCCTCGATCTGTCGGTGTATGGCCTGGCGATCACCACTCTGGCGATTGTCGCCGGGGTGGCGATCTGGTTGCCCGCCCGACAAGCCGCGACGACGCAGCCGGGAATCATCTTGCGCAGCTAG
- a CDS encoding nitronate monooxygenase translates to MLRLPTIIQGGMGAGVSDWRLARAVSSQGQLGVVSGTALDIILVRRLQMGDPGGHMRRGLERLPVPAVAERICRRYYVAGGKSADRPFKPLPLHEIDGPRELVELCLAGNFVEVCLAREGHANPVGINYLEKIQLPHLPSIYGAMLAGVDYVLMGAGIPARIPGVLDRLARHAPVRYPLSTAGASEGDDAALTFDPRDYLDVDLPPLSRPRFVAIVSSHVLAAALVKRSDGEVDGFVVEGPTAGGHNAPPRGKPQLNDAGEPVYGERDAVDLEKMRILGRPFWLAGGYGDPGKLAAARACGAAGVQVGTAFAFCEESGLRSDYKDALLAQVRAGTARVFTDPLASPTSFPFKVARLPGTMSEPSVYQSRTRVCDLGYLREAYRHPDGAVGYRCPAEPVSVYVSKGGRVEDTVGRKCICNALLANIGLGQLRGRDTEPGIVTSGDDLAGLVRFMAPGTDRYAATDVIAHILGLPPA, encoded by the coding sequence ATGCTCCGACTTCCCACGATCATTCAGGGCGGCATGGGCGCCGGTGTCTCGGACTGGCGACTGGCCCGCGCCGTCTCGTCGCAGGGACAGCTCGGCGTGGTCTCGGGCACGGCCCTCGACATCATCCTCGTGCGCCGCCTCCAGATGGGTGATCCGGGCGGGCACATGCGCCGCGGGCTGGAACGGTTGCCCGTGCCGGCGGTCGCCGAGCGGATCTGCCGACGGTACTACGTCGCCGGCGGAAAGAGCGCCGACCGGCCGTTCAAGCCGCTGCCGCTTCACGAGATCGACGGGCCGCGCGAGCTCGTGGAGCTCTGTCTTGCCGGCAACTTCGTCGAGGTTTGTCTCGCGCGCGAGGGCCACGCGAACCCGGTCGGGATCAACTACCTCGAGAAGATCCAGCTCCCGCATCTGCCGTCGATCTATGGCGCGATGCTGGCCGGCGTTGATTACGTACTGATGGGCGCCGGCATTCCCGCGCGGATTCCGGGCGTGCTCGATCGGCTGGCCCGCCACGCGCCGGTGCGCTATCCACTCTCGACGGCCGGAGCCAGCGAGGGAGATGACGCCGCCTTGACGTTCGATCCGAGAGACTACCTCGACGTGGACCTTCCGCCGCTGTCACGACCGAGGTTTGTCGCCATTGTGTCATCGCATGTGCTCGCCGCGGCGCTCGTCAAGCGCTCGGACGGCGAGGTTGATGGCTTCGTGGTCGAAGGACCGACCGCGGGTGGGCACAACGCGCCGCCTCGCGGCAAGCCGCAGCTGAACGACGCCGGCGAGCCGGTGTACGGCGAGCGCGACGCGGTGGATCTGGAGAAGATGCGTATCCTCGGACGCCCGTTCTGGTTGGCCGGCGGCTACGGCGACCCCGGCAAACTCGCGGCCGCCCGCGCCTGCGGCGCCGCCGGCGTGCAAGTGGGCACCGCGTTCGCATTCTGTGAAGAGTCCGGCCTGCGCTCGGACTACAAGGACGCGCTGCTGGCGCAGGTTCGGGCGGGCACGGCTCGCGTGTTCACCGATCCGCTCGCGTCACCCACGTCGTTTCCATTCAAGGTGGCCCGGCTTCCGGGCACCATGTCCGAGCCGTCGGTCTATCAATCGCGGACGCGCGTCTGCGATCTCGGCTATCTGCGAGAGGCCTATCGCCACCCGGATGGGGCGGTCGGGTATCGCTGCCCGGCCGAGCCGGTGAGTGTTTATGTCAGCAAAGGCGGCAGGGTGGAAGACACGGTGGGTCGCAAGTGCATTTGCAACGCGCTCCTGGCCAACATCGGCCTCGGCCAGCTGCGCGGGCGTGACACCGAGCCGGGGATCGTCACGTCCGGAGACGATCTGGCCGGCCTGGTGCGGTTCATGGCCCCTGGCACCGACCGTTACGCCGCGACCGACGTGATTGCCCACATCCTGGGTCTGCCACCGGCTTGA
- a CDS encoding antibiotic biosynthesis monooxygenase family protein gives MAWKPSVRQAFVARPRLVDLTPGFLGLEVFTDAEHSEIFYLVTRWVDEASYKRWHGSADHRQSHAGIPAGLKLDPAFTQVIIGDRIEASDAAPVLDAIIADSSGLIGAFLSRSPSTCFVVVSADGTVRYCNGAFDQLLELGPAGAAGQPIGTFLTAADAARVAACATEGRATRSAPVLLNFLRPSGMPVTLRCHVDVHGDEFMIIGEPDHEAHATMQQLLVDLNNQLAVSARENARQKRELEESNWQLKKIGELLPICMECGKVKTGVSEWEELRTFFQAHSEFLSHGYCPQCADRLTKEWGVD, from the coding sequence ATGGCTTGGAAGCCTTCGGTCCGCCAAGCCTTCGTCGCACGCCCTCGGCTGGTGGACTTGACGCCGGGATTTCTGGGTCTTGAAGTCTTCACGGACGCGGAACACTCCGAGATCTTTTACCTGGTCACGCGCTGGGTTGACGAAGCGTCCTACAAGCGCTGGCACGGCAGTGCCGATCACCGCCAGTCGCATGCCGGAATACCGGCGGGGCTGAAACTGGATCCCGCCTTTACCCAGGTCATCATCGGCGACCGCATCGAGGCGTCGGACGCGGCCCCCGTGCTCGACGCCATCATCGCTGACTCGAGTGGACTGATCGGGGCCTTTCTTTCGCGCAGTCCCAGCACCTGTTTCGTAGTGGTGTCGGCTGACGGCACCGTTCGATACTGCAACGGTGCCTTCGACCAGTTGCTCGAGCTCGGCCCGGCTGGCGCCGCCGGGCAGCCGATCGGCACGTTCCTGACCGCGGCCGATGCCGCCCGCGTGGCCGCGTGCGCCACGGAAGGCCGCGCGACCCGGTCCGCGCCCGTGCTGCTGAATTTCCTGCGGCCGAGCGGCATGCCGGTCACGCTGCGTTGCCACGTCGACGTTCATGGCGACGAGTTCATGATCATCGGCGAACCCGACCACGAGGCGCACGCGACCATGCAACAACTTCTGGTTGACCTCAACAATCAGTTGGCGGTGTCCGCGCGCGAGAACGCCCGGCAGAAACGCGAGCTGGAAGAATCCAACTGGCAGTTGAAGAAGATCGGCGAGCTGCTGCCGATTTGCATGGAGTGCGGGAAGGTGAAAACCGGCGTGAGCGAATGGGAGGAGCTGCGGACCTTTTTCCAGGCTCACAGCGAGTTCCTCAGTCACGGCTACTGTCCTCAGTGCGCGGATCGGCTGACCAAAGAGTGGGGTGTCGATTGA
- a CDS encoding PadR family transcriptional regulator, which produces MNDPTLLILASLAEGDKHGYAILTDVKAFAGVELGAGTLYAAITRLENRGFIKALPAEDRRRPYRLTPLGRTHLKDQLAALAPVMQVGLLRLKHS; this is translated from the coding sequence ATGAACGACCCAACGCTACTCATCCTGGCCAGCCTCGCAGAAGGCGATAAGCACGGCTACGCCATCCTCACCGACGTCAAGGCGTTCGCCGGAGTCGAGCTCGGCGCCGGCACGCTGTACGCGGCAATCACCCGTCTCGAGAATCGCGGCTTCATCAAAGCCCTGCCCGCCGAGGACCGCCGCCGTCCGTACCGTCTGACGCCGCTCGGCCGAACGCACTTGAAGGACCAACTGGCGGCGCTCGCTCCGGTAATGCAGGTCGGCTTGCTCCGGCTCAAGCACTCATGA
- a CDS encoding cobalamin-dependent protein (Presence of a B(12) (cobalamin)-binding domain implies dependence on cobalamin itself, in one of its several forms, or in some unusual lineages, dependence on a cobalamin-like analog.) — protein MSTINFDARTALSGALRQGKARVAQEATEAFLLNHPDMLARLGERARQFGREDAAYHIDFLAGAVDSGNPAAFGDYIRWVVRVLTPRGLPSSMVAETLSQIEDGFREVLSAEDQLALRAFIVEGVGACTGPPAESSSTPSSAPLAGTQKIFLQRLLAADRRGAATVAKETLAQGHELMDVYMDLVQESLYELGRLWEGNRITVAQEHAGTAVCQYVLAELYSSIPAPGRRRGRAILTGVEGEFHQVGANLVADALDADGWNVRFLGANTPRAGVLQALGEHDAEVLAISVTMLFNVGMTHQLVREARAQRPSLFVIVGGAAFRAAPDLWREVGADARAADVRTAVAAMRERS, from the coding sequence TTGAGCACAATCAACTTCGATGCCCGCACCGCGCTGTCCGGCGCGCTGCGGCAGGGCAAGGCGCGCGTGGCGCAGGAGGCGACCGAGGCGTTTCTGCTCAACCACCCCGACATGCTCGCCCGTCTTGGTGAGCGGGCTCGCCAGTTCGGCCGGGAGGACGCGGCGTACCACATCGACTTCCTGGCGGGCGCGGTGGACAGCGGCAATCCGGCGGCGTTCGGCGACTACATTCGTTGGGTCGTCCGGGTCCTCACCCCCAGGGGACTGCCATCGTCCATGGTTGCCGAGACGCTGTCGCAGATCGAAGACGGATTTCGCGAGGTTCTCTCTGCAGAGGACCAGCTCGCCTTACGCGCCTTCATTGTCGAAGGGGTCGGCGCGTGTACCGGGCCACCCGCCGAGTCCTCGTCCACGCCGTCCTCCGCGCCGCTGGCCGGTACGCAGAAGATTTTCCTGCAACGTCTTCTTGCCGCGGATCGGCGGGGGGCTGCGACCGTCGCCAAAGAAACGCTGGCGCAGGGGCACGAGCTGATGGACGTGTACATGGACCTGGTGCAGGAGTCGCTCTACGAGCTCGGCCGGTTGTGGGAAGGCAACCGCATCACGGTGGCCCAGGAGCACGCCGGCACCGCCGTGTGTCAGTACGTATTGGCGGAGTTGTACTCCAGCATTCCGGCGCCGGGCCGGCGGCGAGGGCGGGCCATCCTCACCGGTGTAGAAGGCGAGTTCCACCAGGTCGGTGCCAACCTGGTCGCCGACGCGCTGGATGCGGACGGCTGGAATGTGCGGTTCCTCGGCGCAAATACGCCGCGGGCCGGAGTGCTGCAGGCGCTCGGCGAGCACGACGCGGAGGTACTGGCCATCTCGGTCACCATGCTCTTCAACGTCGGCATGACGCATCAGCTCGTGCGCGAGGCGCGGGCGCAGCGGCCGTCACTCTTCGTCATTGTCGGTGGCGCCGCTTTCCGCGCCGCGCCGGACCTGTGGCGCGAAGTCGGCGCTGACGCGCGCGCGGCCGATGTCCGCACCGCCGTCGCGGCGATGCGCGAGAGGAGCTAA